A stretch of the Vigna radiata var. radiata cultivar VC1973A chromosome 9, Vradiata_ver6, whole genome shotgun sequence genome encodes the following:
- the LOC106773376 gene encoding WD repeat-containing protein 44-like, with protein MGRRKTMTMDWDGLGDVDDDDAFFESYSRLSTAAPLDLASDDDDDDDDFDDPRLSFASAISSAPSRRNSLSPTMDAAPDYGVWMAAPLSIDERRKRLLRGMGLDSEKSTLPSISANPVTDTPIVSTTPVTDSTTPVTDSTTPVSETTTAVAVSTEKMFSDNSSHQLVLVRSRSEGDIELFSLERSRREHFIGKCSKQRLTRTATEVFVHRAPPGTRNRAVLRDSDEAAQSKPKSAKNEDLGVRAFFLIKNLDTGKEFIVNEFTENGAWNRLSDLQTGRQLTMDEFEKTVGKSRVVSELMRRSTRSENLSRKLTSSSYISRSLRMSKRRGVAFLKNIKGVASGFIGEREGFGNAAAATAAAEKSQWVRVRQSGKSHKEVSALHLCQELQGHEGSIWTIRFSLDGRFLASAGEDKVIHVWEVQECEVMSLRFDEGSFTPIHPSLLASNDGSPFSPAAAAADKKKKGKFGTKKGPAIPDYVHVPETVFSLSDKPFCSFQGHLDDVLDLSWSRSKLLLSSSMDKTVRLWNLETRSCLYRFPHSDYVTCIQFNPLKDDVFISGSLDARVRIWSIPERHVVDWIDLNEMVTALSFTPDGQGAIVGTHKGGCRTYSTKDCKLTQTGTIEISQKKSQLRKVTGFQFVPGKPSEILVTSADSRIRILEGSEVVQKYKGFRNANSQIAASFSPDGRYIISASEDSEVYVWKHEDHRSAGSGKFKSMLVTRAHEHFTCKDVSVAIPWNCTVKGEPPLLPVPVKKHSKRSLVGSNGGEETPSPSSANGSKKTLPPLPRKSNSLNSEGASNSPREELGTDSGFSASFRTASSSSSSSRYSDALSSSGSFSSSFSLLDSGHISSTVVPTAWGLVIVTAGLGGEIRCYQNFGLPRRIRQSHLFGSYNSFTNT; from the exons ATGGGACGCCGGAAAACGATGACGATGGACTGGGACGGCCTTGGCGATGTTGACGACGATGATGCCTTCTTCGAGTCATACAGCCGCCTCTCCACCGCCGCCCCCCTCGACCTGGCCTCCGACGACGACGATGACGACGACGATTTCGACGACCCCCGCCTTTCCTTCGCCTCAGCCATCTCCTCCGCTCCCTCGCGTCGAAACAGCCTTTCCCCCACGATGGATGCTGCTCCAGATTACGGCGTATGGATGGCGGCCCCCCTCTCAATTGACGAGCGCCGAAAGCGTTTGCTCCGCGGCATGGGTCTGGA CTCCGAAAAATCAACACTTCCGTCTATTAGCGCTAATCCCGTTACCGATACACCTATCGTGTCAACGACGCCGGTTACCGATTCAACGACGCCGGTTACCGATTCAACGACGCCGGTTTCTGAGACAACGACAGCGGTTGCCGTTTCGACAGAGAAGATGTTTTCAGACAACTCCTCTCATCAATTAGTTCTTGTTCGTTCGCGATCTGAGGGAGACATCGAGTTGTTTTCGTTGGAGAGGTCGAGAAGAGAACATTTCATCGGAAAGTGTTCGAAGCAGAGGTTGACGAGAACCGCGACGGAGGTGTTCGTCCACCGCGCTCCGCCGGGAACCAGAAACAGGGCGGTGTTGAGGGATTCCGATGAAGCAGCGCAGTCCAAGCCGAAAAGCGCGAAGAATGAGGATTTGGGAGTGCGAGCATTTTTCCTTATAAAGAACTTGGACACGGGGAAGGAGTTTATTGTGAACGAATTTACCGAAAACGGTGCGTGGAACAGGCTGAGTGATTTACAGACGGGGAGGCAGTTAACGATGGATGAGTTTGAAAAGACGGTGGGGAAATCGCGCGTGGTTAGCGAGCTTATGCGACGCAGTACGAGGAGCGAGAATTTGTCGCGGAAGCTGACTTCGAGTTCGTACATTTCGAGAAGTTTGAGGATGAGCAAGAGAAGAGGGGTTGCATTTCTGAAGAACATAAAGGGCGTGGCCAGTGGGTTCATTGGGGAGAGAGAGGGTTTTGGTAACGCAGCCGCCGCAACGGCGGCGGCGGAGAAGAGTCAGTGGGTGCGAGTGCGGCAGAGCGGGAAGTCGCACAAGGAGGTGTCGGCGTTGCATCTGTGTCAGGAGCTTCAGGGACACGAGGGGTCGATTTGGACGATTAGGTTTAGTTTGGATGGGAGGTTTCTGGCGAGTGCAGGTGAGGACAAGGTGATACACGTGTGGGAAGTGCAGGAGTGTGAGGTTATGTCGTTGAGGTTCGACGAGGGGAGTTTCACACCTATTCACCCTTCCTTGCTTGCCTCCAACGACGGTTCGCCTTTCTCtccggcggcggcggcggctgacaagaagaagaagggcaAATTTGGAACGAAAAAGGGCCCTGCCATTCCTGACTATGTTCATGTTCCTGAAACTGTGTTCTCACTCTCCGACAAACCCTTCTGCAGTTTCCAAGGACATTTGGATGATGTTTTAGATTTGTCATGGTCGAGATCTAAG CTACTTCTGTCATCTTCAATGGATAAAACAGTGAGATTATGGAACTTGGAGACTAGGAGTTGCTTGTACAGGTTTCCCCACAGTGACTATG TAACCTGCATACAATTCAATCCTCTGAAAGATGATGTTTTCATCAGTGGTTCGCTGGACGCTAGGGTCAGAATATGGAGCATTCCTGAACGCCATGTTGTCGATTGGATTGATCTCAATGAAATGGTTACTGCACTCTCCTTTACACCTGACGGTCAG GGTGCTATTGTTGGTACCCACAAGGGCGGTTGTCGTACATATAGCACAAAAG ATTGCAAACTAACTCAAACAGGAACAATTGAGATTTCACAAAAGAAATCCCAACTAAGAAAAGTCACTGGTTTTcag TTTGTTCCAGGCAAACCATCAGAAATTCTTGTAACTTCAGCAGATTCCAGAATAAGAATATTGGAAGGTTCAGAAGTAGTTCAAAAGTACAAAG GTTTTCGTAATGCAAACAGTCAAATTGCAGCTTCATTTAGTCCAGATGGAAGATATATTATAAGTGCAAGTGAAGATTCTGAAGTATATGTGTGGAAGCATGAAGATCATAGAAGTGCAGGCAGTGGAAAATTCAAAAGTATGCTAGTTACTCGTGCTCACGAGCACTTCACCTGCAAAGATGTTTCAGTAGCAATACCATGGAATTGTACCGTCAAAGGTGAACCTCCGCTACTGCCAGTGCCTGTCAAAAAGCATTCAAAACGTTCTTTGGTAGGTTCTAATGGTGGGGAAGAAACACCATCGCCATCTTCTGCGAATGGTAGTAAGAAAACTCTTCCACCACTTCCCAGGAAAAGTAATAGCCTTAACTCAGAAGGAGCTTCAAATTCCCCTAGGGAAGAACTTG GCACAGATTCAGGATTTAGTGCTTCTTTTAGAactgcatcatcatcatcatcctcatctagGTATAGTGATGCACTTTCTTCAAGTGgatcattttcttcatctttttcattattgGACAGTGGCCACATTTCCTCCACAGTTGTTCCTACGGCGTGGGGTTTGGTAATTGTGACAGCTGGGTTAGGAGGTGAGATCAGATGCTATCAAAATTTTGGGTTACCAAGAAGGATTAGACAATCTCATCTTTTTGGAAGCTACAATAGTTTTACTAACACTtag
- the LOC106773818 gene encoding uncharacterized protein At3g17950-like: MVLQEEGWPLGLRLLNARIGLAGNGDFSGSVSFSTILTASPTHSTDSSSDLDAQSTASFFRDKSITLGSLMRISSFLEVSRRSSKGRLEQPSKNNENNHKLRPWLFSFCSKLTTDAVSVSAAGNNLLSERKAGNHRRNNHCSTIYGHNGLFPVQESKSLFVGGHVAHKALEKSNGYGTPVTLCCLCR, from the exons ATGGTTTTGCAG GAAGAAGGGTGGCCTTTGGGTTTGAGACTATTGAATGCAAGAATTGGGTTAGCAGGAAATGGTGATTTCTCTGGTTCAGTTTCCTTCAGCACCATTCTCACTGCTTCTCCCACCCATTCAACTGATTCTTCATCAGATCTTGACGCACAG TCCACTGCATCATTCTTCCGTGACAAGAGCATCACGCTTGGCAGCCTCATGAGAATTTCTAGCTTTTTAGAAGTCTCAAGGAGATCAAGCAAGGGAAGATTGGAGCAACCCTCAAAGAACAACGAAAATAATCACAAGCTGAGGCCTTGGTTGTTCTCATTTTGTTCAAAGCTAACTACTGATGCAGTGAGTGTGAGTGCTGCTGGTAACAATCTTCTGTCAGAAAGAAAAGCTGGAAATCATAGAAGGAATAATCATTGTTCAACCATTTATGGACATAATGGCTTGTTCCCAGTTCAAGAGTCGAAATCGCTATTTGTTGGTGGCCACGTTGCTCATAAAGCGTTGGAGAAAAGCAACGGATATGGAACACCAGTAACTCTGTGTTGTCTGTGCAGATAA